In Leishmania major strain Friedlin complete genome, chromosome 19, the following proteins share a genomic window:
- a CDS encoding putative actin-related protein 2, with product MHLHRAQPLEKKALCGDDLVATGALAMVEQTHPMRNGVIHNMDAMQEIWDYALCERLPALVETSGGGTARWRYEDGLEWLQERPLLLSEPPNMSLRQRCDLLELFFEKYGLSAIQTVQQGILSLFANGTERGVVVECGEGLSHCTPVFDGFVLATAQRVVGVAGRAVTERLGQVLRHQQPHRRYQRRVPTGSGTSAMSHASWLFHDMNTLQQIKERYCFVARQKNGLEDRLTRETSALHRDCVLPDGTSCRLGPERFAAPEVLFNTQEIGHESDGITTALWKSIEAADIDVRAALYENIILSGGSTLLPGFGERLQQEMKSFYLTEKLNGDPARMAWCPIRVKEPQRRQHMVYMGGALLAELSQDQPERWLSRSAYGEGGTSAIIARYHATD from the coding sequence ATGCATCTCCATCGAGCACAGCCTCTTGAAAAGAAAGCTCTGTGCGGGGACGACCTTGTGGCGACGGGGGCGCTCGCCATGGTGGAGCAGACGCATCCGATGCGCAACGGCGTGATTCACAACATGGACGCCATGCAGGAGATCTGGGACTATGCTTTGTGCGAGCGGCTGCCAGCGCTGGTGGAGACATCTGGTGGGGGCACAGCCCGATGGCGGTATGAAGATGGCCTCGAGTGGCTGCAGGAGAGGCCCTTGCTGCTGAGCGAGCCACCGAATATGTCGCTTCGGCAGCGATGTGACCTTCTTGAACTGTTCTTCGAAAAATACGGCCTTTCAGCGATCCAGACAGTGCAGCAGGGAATCCTGTCGCTCTTCGCGAACGGCAccgagcgcggcgtcgtcgtcgagtGTGGCGAGGGGCTCTCCCACTGCACGCCGGTGTTCGACGGATTCGTGCTAGCGACCGCAcagcgcgtcgtcggcgtgGCTGGTCGCGCGGTGACCGAGCGCCTTGGGCAGGTCCtgcggcatcagcagccgcatcgaCGGTACCAGCGTCGTGTGCCAACAGGGTCTGGTACAAGCGCAATGTCGCATGCGTCTTGGCTCTTCCATGACATGAACACGCTCCAGCAGATCAAGGAGCGTTACTGCTTTGTGGCACGCCAGAAGAACGGCCTAGAGGATCGGCTGACGCGTGAGACGAGCGCTCTGCACCGCGATTGTGTGCTTCCGGACGGCACCTCCTGCCGCCTGGGGCCCGAGCGGTTCGCCGCGCCAGAGGTACTCTTCAACACGCAAGAGATCGGCCACGAGTCTGACGGCATCACCACGGCGCTGTGGAAGTCGATCGAGGCTGCCGACATCGACGTGCGTGCTGCCCTCTATGAGAACATCATTCTCTCCGGAGGGTCCACCTTGCTGCCAGGCTTtggggagcggctgcagcaggagaTGAAGTCCTTCTACTTGACGGAGAAGCTGAACGGCGACCCGGCACGCATGGCTTGGTGCCCGATCCGGGTGAAGgaaccgcagcggcggcaacacaTGGTATACATGGGCGGCGCCCTCCTTGCAGAGCTATCGCAGGATCAGCCAGAGAGGTGGTTGTCGCGGAGCGCCTACGGGGAAGGCGGCACCTCTGCGATCATCGCTCGCTACCATGCAACAGACTGA